ACCCCcggccccccccaaaaaaacaacaaaaacctaaACTAGAACAGCTAAAACTAGAAGGCCAGGCCAACGGAGGAGAGTCAGTCCTGAGGAAAAAGGAGGAGGTACCAGGCCCAGAGGCAGCTAACTACTGAGCTTCATCCTCCGGACACGAGTGCCATGTTAACCTCTCCTCATAGAAGGCAATGACCACTTGAGGGCACTTGGTGTTGGCCTCTCGGGCTGGGACTAAGTCGGCTTCATCAGAGTCTTTCCTGCAGCGACAAATGGAGAAAGAAGAGTCAACAATTTGCTATTAGCACTTCGTTGGCCAGGCTCCTCATATGCAACTATATTAATAGAATGTACAATGCAAAGTGGATCACCATACGCACCATCCTAGTAAAAAAGGTACAATATTTTGTAGTTCTTGTTTTACAATTAACTAGAGTTGTCCCAGTCCAATCTTGTGGTAGTAAACATGGACCAGTCACATTATTTTTATCTGATCAGCATCTTTTCAGATACCCCAGCATTGCataaaaaaagtgcattgaaaTAGTTTCAATTAAATACATGTATGACACATTATTATATGGGTTTAAGTAGAGTGCAGCAGTGGCTCAAACTAAGTAATTGTTTTTATAGAATGAGTGGTACAGCACAAAATGTTGCAAacaaattttacaaatattcggtcctgaataaactaaaataaaaaacaaaataaaaaagttttagTGCCGTAACAAAATAAAGAGCTTCTTAAAAGGTCAATCCATTTCACAGTGCAACATCGTAGAAGTAAAACTAGAACGCTTAAAAGTCCACTTCCTAAAAGGTAGCTCCAAACTCAGTTGCAATTAAAAGCCCATTTGAGGGTAGTGCGGAATATGTAACAAGTAGTTTAGTACTAAAACGAATAACAGAAAATACAGTTCCatatgaaatgcaaaatttaaAGACTTTacaagttgttgttgttacaaACTGCAGACATTACCCCTGTGCCAAGACGCCAGCTTTATGTTTAAGCTATCCATTAGTTACAGCAGGTTGGGAGCTCCCTGCACTTAGTTAGaattctaaaacaaaaatgccTATTTtccaagattaaaaaaataaataaatgacatgttgcaaatctgaaaaagctgtttaataaatgtgcttaAAAGATATTTAAAGGTTGGCAAATATTTGCCTTTTTACTGCAAAACGAATATCAGCTCCAATTATCAGGCATCGGCCTCCTTGACTACGAATAATCGGTATTGGCCCCGGAAACTACCACTACTCAAAATCACACGACTCGGACTCTGGCGCTATGACTGTGTACTAACCCCAGCAAAAGAAAGGCATTGCAATTGTATACGTGTCCGTCAGCCTAACTTGGCGTAGTTCTTTTGACGCAACGATCAATTCAGCACGGAGCAACTCGATTTATTCTTGACGATTCATATGGTCTgtcaaaaaaatggatgaatgcagTCTAGCAAGTCTATTGATCGGATCGCAAGTGTGAGACCGACTACCGCAGAGCACACCGCCTTGTCGTCGGTGACCCTTCCAAGGGTTTATTCAGAGAAGCGCACTCTGGCCGCGGGTTTTGCTTGAGTCATCGCAGCGTCCTGTTTCGGCTGTTTATCGTCAGAGACAAGAGTCTTTTGGCCGAAAACCAAAAACgcagttttgggccatttcctgCCGAAGGTTTTAAGTGACCAACTTCTTATATAATGGCTCCAAATGAATAATGTAAGCTTCGTGGAATGGTTTGTTTGATTTTGGCAATTACCAACTTAAATCTGCTAATGTGGTGTCAATGTCATCATTACAGAGAGCTACATTTTTTGAATATATAAGTGTTTTTACATGTAAAATATTGAGTGTCTTACCATTTCATCAAGAACATCAACTCCCCACTGCTGTCTGTTGCACCAATGATCCTTTCTGGATCAAGGTTCCTCGCAAAGCCTCTGGGTTTCTCGGGCTGTAAATGTGGATTTTATTAGTATATCATAGTAAAGTATATTCTATGTACACAGAAAAGGAGTTTAAAGATATTTGTGCCGcttcttgtttgtttaattCATGTACTGCCAGTATGATGTCATGTACCATGACTGAACTGTCCTGCCTCATAACTCAAAAGTAATTCCAGTTATACAGTGGCAGCCAAAATGAGGCGTCTTCAAGGAGATGCAATGAGAGACAGCGCAAAAACACTAAACTTACCACACCTGCTCCCCAATCACACCCAAGACTTTGTAACACTGAGTCACATGAGACCAGAGAGGGTAAAATTGCCAATTGTGCCCGGTTTGGCCATTTTCATTGTTGACAGTGCTTTAAACAGTGGCTTTGTATCAAGTTATTTTGAGGGTAGAGTAAATATACACTGTTATACAAGCTGCACTTGATTATGTTACACTGTAGCAAAGTGTAATTTCTCCAGTGTTCTCCTGTGAAAAGATTTTTAAAGATGTGAGGCGTGTACTCACTTTTTGTCAGACACTGCAGATTCAATTTCAAAATCATAAGGGACTTTGCTGTTATTGTGCAGATTTTGATGAGGCATTTCTAAACTACTCACAGCATCTTTCTTCTTCGCATCCATTTCAGAGTCGTCTGCAGCTGCCTTTCTCTTCAGAGAAGCCGGTTTCTCCTTAATGTTCTTCTGGGCTTCAAGAAAAGCGTTGATAAGCTCCGGACAATCCAAGTTCTCCTCCGGCTCCCAGGTGTTGTCAGCTCTGGATGAGCAAATgagagttatttatttttttattattattccaaaatgaaaatgaaaagcagCATCACACAAATACCCTGAAATTTGCAAAGTCTACTTAACACCGAATTGAAAGCAAACGTGCAGGGTCTTCATGCAACTACATAAGTAAATGGGCAACCCTATAACAGGGAAGCCCTTTGACCGCAGCGGGGGTCGCGGGGGAAATCGGGGGTCTGTCCCAAGGCAACTCACTCTGTAAATCCTTTCCACTTGAGGAAGAACTCCACCTTCCCATTCACAATACGCTGGTCCAGAACTTTTTCCACCACAAATTCCTCAGGTTCCTCTTGTGTGCCCTGCCCCCCCTCCTGTGAATCCTTCCTACCCTTGGTATTCTGCTTCTTGCCCATGCTGTGctctattaaaaaaagataatacaCAATAAGACTTCAAGTGTTAATACGTTTACACTTAAAATCAAGCTGAATAACCGGAAAAATGTGTTAGTCTAGACCAGCTTATCCTACAGAACCATGAGATAATGGAAGCCTGCATCACACTATGAGAGCTACGGAACAACACGTCCGTTTTGTACAAGTTAGAACAACTTTCTACAAGAAAGATGGTCTTAAGATAACTGTTGCATCATGACAGAAGACCCAAAGTTTGTTGATATTAATCTTTATCGTTGTGGGTAACTATACCACTACGGTGGCGCACTCGACGTTACATTGACCTAGAAccgaaacaaaaccaacaacaagTTAGTGCAGAAGTTAACCGGCTCCACAGATGCACAAGTcgtcttattttaaaaatggctgAAATAATCCTCAAGTTCCGTTAACTAACGACTAAAATGTACACGCAGCGCCAACTTGGACGGTTAGAGCATACAAAAGCACACAACCCTTGCAATTAGCCTCAAAGAATTGACCTTTTTAAAACCGAGCAATGCAGTAATGTCGCTTCACTTGTTTTGGCTGCGACGACTTACCTTTTAGGCTCAATTAAAACAACTCGCCTCAGCTTGGACGATGGCTGGTGATGAACACGCGGTCAGCTTCTTTATCTCAAATAGCACAggcgccaaaaaaaaaagctagcttGCTTCTGGCCTTCTACGGAAGCCGGGACGGGAAAGGGCGTCCCTCTTGcgttttaattttttacttCCGGGAGGCAGccaattttcaacaaaatgagaTACTGTACTAATTTATCCTACGACTTACCCTAGGATAGCAACAGAGGAAACAGGACTGACAGCTGCTGATTGTATTTTAGGTGATCAGCAATCATTATAGTATACTGTATTGAATGTTTGAGGCACATTAACTGACACTAAGTCAACCGGTTTCCCCCTCTTATGTCGTTCACATGGTTGGATTTGCTGTGGCTTGGTATATTGCTTGGCATTCACAATATaggacaatgtttattattaatgCAAGAAAGAGACACgcattgtttatatttttaatcagaAAGAATCATGTCAGAAAGCATCTTGAAATCCCTAAGCCGAAAGCATACTTTCACATCCAACACCACCATGCAATCCAAAACATCTGCCCAGCAACaatagagaataaaaaaaaaaaaaaaaaaaaagggggggggggggggcatttatACCAAGTAAGAAGTAAACACTTGGTCAaactagataaataaaaaatgtgagaaACTCAGAAATAAAATACTTCAACTACTTTGTGAATCTGTATTGGTATCTTCATTTAGAAGACAAAAATGCCTCAGAAAAACACAGCAATCCCAACTAAATACTTTTCAAACAGTCCCAAACatgattatatttttaattggatGGTTTAGGTCCATTGATGGACATTTTTTACAATAATGGAGTGATAGTTATGAGTGCACTTAGgatatttttcaattgtttccAAGTTTTAAGATTTACTCGTGAGGTAGAAAATCTTGCCAAATTTCTAAACTCATTAGTACAAATTGTGCTTTGAACCAATTCATGATGATTTCAAATTGTGGATCATGTACATAATAAACCATCCAACGCATCTTAAGGCCTTGTCTGTTTAATCATTGGTATACTGCATGTCATCAAGACATAAGAATCACAACCTCTTAATTTAAACTTTAATAGAGCACACACTTCCAAAAGTCTGTAACAAATCTGTAAACTTCAGATATGTAATTTCCCATTATGCTTATCACTTAAGGATACAGTTGCCATAAAAGAAATGACACTGCTGCCATTGACAGTATTTGATGCATATAGGCATTTCATGAACTTCAAATTAGTTTTAATAAATACAGCCTTTAACCACCTGCTTGTATTGTCCGTACACTGAGAGgatacattaaaacaaacaagacTTCACTATAATCTTTGCTGGCTGGCCATGCTGACACGTAAACATGCCTGATCTTCTACATTTCTGTCAGCTAACAGCCAGTATTTAATTGTGATTCGTTTTGATGTTTGCAGGCACAGAAAGCGAGTGGTTGCATCACATACAGTCCCATAAACTTTCCTTTCAACGGCCCATGTGTCCATCTCAAAGAAGCATAGGATGTCCAGTGTGTAAGCGACATTTTCCACCCCcacaagtcatttttattttctttttaatttaatctttTTGCGAGTTTCTCCTTTTTTGGCAGCTTTAGCTGTTTTAGACTCCCAACAGCAGTGGttcaacacacgcacacagatctGGGTAAGGAGATCCCACAGCCAGAGAAAGGCAAGAAAGTTCATCTTTTGGTTGCAGAAAGAAATACTGCATCACTGCTTTTTCCCCTTCTTCCTTTTGTCCGTTTTATTGCTGCTTGAGGTGGAGACTGCAGGCCTTCTTACAGGCTGAACTACCACCCTCCCGTTGGCCCCGCACTGCAGGGTGAATCGGTCTGGGTTCAGGGGCTGTCCCGAATCATCTCTCAGGCGAGCCAGGACATCTCTGGTGAGCTGCTGTATCTGTTGCCCGACGGCCCCCATCGTCTTGGCCGTGATCTGTTTCTCCCTCAGCAACCTGTCTCTTTGGGCGTGGAGCCGGTCCACCTCCACCTGGAGCCCCGAGATGGCGTCGAGTTTGCGCTTGCGGCAGTTCTGCGCAGCCAGCTTGTTTTTCCCCCGCCGCCGGATGTCCCTGAGGAGCGTCACCTGTTCAGGGGAGAAGCCGTGCCCGTCGACGATCTCCAGGAACTCCTCCACGGGCATGTTGACGATGTGCAGGACGGAAAACGGGATGCACATGGCGCGGGCGCGCACCTCATCCCGACTCAGCTCCCGCTCCTCTAAACTCGGCCCTTCATCTTCGCTGAGGGGCTCCTCCTTGATGCCTTTGTGGGGGAGAGTGACTGGTGGCGGGTTGAAGAAGGCGGGAGATGAGTAGCTGTGGTCGTGCCACACGCTCTCACTGAGATCCACATGGGGCCACATGGCGGCATGGTCTACAACACCTTTAGAGGAGAGTGAATCCACCTCGCTGCTGTAACCCGTGGCTCCGCACTCATCTTCACAGTATGAACTAGATGATGATGAAATTTCAGACGAGCCTGAACAAGCAAAGGTTTTCTCTTAGTTATTAGTTCTTACAACAAACCTCGGTTTACATCAAG
This window of the Phyllopteryx taeniolatus isolate TA_2022b chromosome 21, UOR_Ptae_1.2, whole genome shotgun sequence genome carries:
- the cbx3a gene encoding chromobox protein homolog 3a codes for the protein MGKKQNTKGRKDSQEGGQGTQEEPEEFVVEKVLDQRIVNGKVEFFLKWKGFTEADNTWEPEENLDCPELINAFLEAQKNIKEKPASLKRKAAADDSEMDAKKKDAPEKPRGFARNLDPERIIGATDSSGELMFLMKWKDSDEADLVPAREANTKCPQVVIAFYEERLTWHSCPEDEAQ